A DNA window from Campylobacter anatolicus contains the following coding sequences:
- a CDS encoding cytochrome c oxidase, cbb3-type, CcoQ subunit, giving the protein MENLAQFQAYGYFFLTAFLVLVLYGYFFHLYKSERIGKRNYEKYSNLALNDSLTDVVIEQKK; this is encoded by the coding sequence ATGGAAAATTTAGCACAGTTTCAAGCATATGGATACTTTTTCTTGACAGCCTTTTTAGTGCTTGTTTTGTATGGATATTTTTTTCATCTATATAAGTCAGAGCGTATTGGCAAGAGAAATTATGAGAAGTATTCAAATTTGGCTTTAAATGACAGCTTAACTGATGTTGTCATTGAGCAAAAAAAGTAA